Sequence from the Cervus canadensis isolate Bull #8, Minnesota chromosome 16, ASM1932006v1, whole genome shotgun sequence genome:
CCCCGCCGCGAGAAGCGGAGCCCGAGCCGCGGGAAACATGAAGCGCCTCCTGCTGCTGGTCACGCTGCTGGTACCCGCGCACCTAGCGGCCGTCTGGAGCTTCAAGTACGCGGTGGATTGCCCCGAGCGCTGTGACAGTAGGCAGTGCAGAAGCAGCCCGCGCTGTAAGAGGACAGTGCTAGACGACTGTGGCTGCTGCTGGGTGTGCGCCGCGGAGCTGGGAGACACCTGCTACCGCACAGTCTCGGGCATGGATGGCGTGAAGTGTGGCCCCGGGCTGAGGTGTCAGTTTTACAATGAGGAGGATGATTTTGGTGACGAGTTTGGTATCTGCAAAGGTAAAGAGCGACCCCTTGCTTCTTGCCTCTTGCCTAGGGCACCCTGCAGGCTTTTAGCCAGCGTGGGAAGAGAGGAGCCTTTCCTTCTAATGCAGAGGGAAAATGCAGGTGGGTTTAGGGACTAGGTTCCCCCCACAGGTGCTgtcacagggagagagagaaagataactTTAGAGATTGCGGCTGAACCCTGCATGCCAGAAAGCTCAGAAAGAAATATAGCGTTTCACTCGTGAtgtttaacagattttttttttttttttaagttgcaatgGAAAATTGTGTTGCTTCCTTTTCTGGAAGACTTTAGAAATTTGACAGATAATCTGTTATGGCTGGAGTAGGTGGTCTCTCTTCTATAGGCAGTGATTACAGAGGTCTGCCCTGGATAACCTCTTGGAGTGGTGGCTAGCCCTGGGATTTAGTAATTCTTTGATCTTAAGAGAGTCCACAGGGTTGAGGGCACCTCTCACGATCAAGTATTTCTGATGCACACTAATGCGCTTTGTGAAATAAGATGACTTAAGTCATCTAGCGAAAGAAGTCACGTTCTTGGAAGAGGATACCCTGAAGTATCAAACAAACCTAGAAAAATAACAgagtaaaacaagcaaaaatagcgcctaaagaaaaaaactgaaactctgtaagAAAAAGACTTAAAGAAAAACGTTATTAGGTTGAAATTATAGCTAAACAGTGTAGTTCAACATTTGTAGAATTTATTTCAAACTTAGTGACTGtagcttaaaatatttagaaatgaaaaaatgaagatttaaaaatactCTGTGTATGGATACCTCATGATCTCCTTAAGGATTATTATTAAGGTTCAGTTACATATGTGATAGCTCCATTCATCAGTTTTGTAGtacaaagaagattttaaaattaaagggaCTAAGTTTCTAAATAATTCTTAATGTGTTTAATACAATTGTAAGCTTTTATGAATAATAATCATCCAGTATTAAGCTAATCTCATGAAttcttttagaaaaatgtaaGTCGATTAACTTTTAAGCCACAAAACATACTAAAGATTAGGAAATAGATGGTTGAACTTTAAGGagaattttagttttttgtttagtttatttttgtttataaccAATGAAAAGTAGAATACTGAGGAAACATTTTCTTCAGTGGACATTCACAGACATTGCTTTCAGCTGAGTGGGATCTGTGATTTCTGTAAATTACAGGGCTTATCAGCCAAGAAAAGAGTACTTCACATAAGGAAATTAGGGAGGAAGTGGTTAACACAATCATACTTACTATATAACAAGTATATGCCGTGTATTGCTTTTTCTCTTGGCATACAAACTCGGTATATGTGATTGTAAATGTCCAATTACATATGGGTAAAGAAACAGGCTGTAAGGCATCTGGAGTCTTTCACACTCCAATATTCACTGAATGATCGAGGTAGCTGTtaataagatatattttaaaaagctgtttagGATGACTCTTAGACATCCTTCAGATTGCAAATGGGTCTGGTTACgaacatttttctttctgctggAAATAGTGAAGCTGTGTGAACCTCGACAGCTACATAGAGATGTTGTATTTTGCTATAGGCGAAATTTTGtccttcagcttttttttttttttttttacagaacacCTCTGTGAAATCTGTATACTATAGCTGCATATCTGGATGTTTTCTAAATATTCAGATATTTTGCACTGCCTTGCCCAGAtagcaatatttattgaacacctactatctGCCCAGCACTATTCAGTATATTGGGGGATACAGTAGGAGCGTAACTGAGAATTTGGCTAAAGTTTTAGTTTTCAATATCACTGGAGACACAGTCATATCCTAATCCTGTGTGTTTTTCTACCAGAGGCTTTTTCAGTGTCTCTTCTAAGGACTTCTTTTTTCCTAGCGAGAGACTAGTGTTTAAAACCAGGTGCTTCTCTAATCTGAAGGATGCGGAGTACAGCAGtcttaaatctctttaaaaatgtatttcattaatAGCTATCTTGATTATTCTGTGGACAATACTAGATTGCCAAAGACTTAGATGCCTCACAATTTGTTTCTTCACCCATGTGTGAATGTACATTTACAAGGACATTCTTATGCCAGGAGAATAAATATTCTGCATCTATTCTGCTTGGCTGTTCAGGGCTGGCTATTCTATTGAGATGCTGTTCACATCATAaaaaaacatgcatttttaataatgaatttgttctctttttctcaatATAGTATGTTTTAGTCTAAGTATGGGAACATCAAAGCTCTAAAAGCTTCCAGATTTGGGtaggtatataaatatattctcagctttcttctcaTTTAGCATATTGTATTTTAGCTCTGCAGAGGACTTTATTAGTGAATCTTCTTAACATCTGGAGG
This genomic interval carries:
- the ESM1 gene encoding endothelial cell-specific molecule 1; protein product: MKRLLLLVTLLVPAHLAAVWSFKYAVDCPERCDSRQCRSSPRCKRTVLDDCGCCWVCAAELGDTCYRTVSGMDGVKCGPGLRCQFYNEEDDFGDEFGICKDCPFGTFGMECKQTCSCQSGICDRVTGKCLKFPFQYSTAKATNQRFVTHTEHDVASGDGNAVREELVKEKDTLSPVTKWLNPR